Proteins found in one Terribacillus sp. DMT04 genomic segment:
- the gpr gene encoding GPR endopeptidase: MIKQLQVRTDLAIEAKDLYLSSEQKQGTAAGISVTEKKTDEITVNYVQVNEEGAKQIGKKAGIYITIYTEGVKNQDTKQQQETALVLAKELEQMLKENKIAPDATGLIVGLGNGNVTPDALGPDVVEKIMVTNHLFRLQPESVAEGYRPVSAVSPGVMGTTGIETSTLIHGIIEKTKPDFVIAVDALAARSVERVNSTIQLSDTGIHPGSGVGNKRKELSKETLGIPVFSIGVPTVVDAVTITSDTIDYLFKHFGREWNEKDKPSKALVPAGMRFGKKELTEEDMPSEEQKQAIFGMVGGLNEAEKRQLIHEVLTPLGHNLMVTPKEVDGFIIDMAHVIASGINGALHEKVDPTNTSDYTR; the protein is encoded by the coding sequence TTGATCAAACAGCTGCAAGTACGTACAGATTTAGCTATCGAGGCAAAGGATCTCTACTTATCCAGTGAACAGAAACAAGGGACGGCAGCAGGTATTTCCGTTACAGAGAAAAAAACCGATGAAATAACCGTGAATTATGTGCAGGTAAATGAAGAAGGCGCCAAGCAAATCGGAAAAAAAGCCGGTATTTATATTACTATCTATACCGAAGGAGTAAAAAATCAAGATACAAAGCAGCAGCAGGAAACAGCGCTCGTACTAGCGAAGGAACTGGAGCAGATGTTAAAAGAAAATAAGATTGCTCCCGACGCAACCGGCTTAATCGTCGGATTAGGGAACGGAAATGTTACTCCTGATGCACTTGGGCCGGATGTGGTGGAAAAAATTATGGTCACCAATCATCTTTTTCGTCTGCAGCCGGAATCTGTAGCAGAGGGATACAGACCTGTATCAGCTGTGTCACCAGGGGTAATGGGGACGACGGGTATTGAAACAAGCACCCTTATTCACGGAATCATTGAAAAAACAAAACCTGATTTTGTCATAGCTGTCGACGCATTAGCGGCCCGCTCTGTCGAACGAGTGAATAGCACCATTCAGCTTTCTGACACAGGTATTCATCCTGGTTCAGGCGTGGGAAACAAACGCAAAGAATTAAGTAAGGAAACACTCGGAATTCCGGTATTTAGTATCGGTGTCCCGACCGTCGTTGATGCAGTGACTATTACTAGCGATACAATTGATTATCTATTTAAGCATTTCGGGCGAGAGTGGAATGAGAAAGATAAACCTTCCAAGGCATTAGTGCCAGCAGGAATGCGATTTGGCAAAAAAGAGCTAACAGAAGAAGATATGCCTAGTGAGGAGCAAAAACAAGCTATATTTGGTATGGTAGGCGGCCTCAATGAAGCAGAGAAACGGCAGCTGATCCACGAAGTATTGACGCCGCTTGGGCATAACTTGATGGTGACACCGAAAGAAGTAGATGGCTTCATCATTGATATGGCACACGTGATTGCATCAGGTATTAACGGTGCTTTGCATGAAAAGGTTGACCCAACCAATACTTCTGATTATACACGCTGA
- the rpsT gene encoding 30S ribosomal protein S20: MANIKSAVKRIRVNNDSRLRNQALKSDLRTAVKHVETAVSNNDAETAKKALLTASSKIDKAAQGGVIHRNKANRQKSSLTKKVNAIGA, encoded by the coding sequence ATGGCAAATATTAAATCAGCGGTTAAACGCATTCGTGTGAACAACGATAGCCGTCTAAGAAACCAAGCTTTGAAAAGTGACTTGCGTACTGCAGTGAAGCACGTGGAAACAGCTGTTTCCAACAACGATGCAGAAACTGCTAAAAAAGCACTTCTAACTGCTTCCAGCAAAATTGACAAAGCAGCTCAAGGTGGCGTAATCCACCGCAATAAAGCTAACCGTCAAAAGTCTAGCTTGACTAAAAAAGTCAACGCTATTGGTGCATAA